One genomic region from Leishmania braziliensis MHOM/BR/75/M2904 complete genome, chromosome 35 encodes:
- a CDS encoding histone H4, producing MAKGKRSADAKGSQKRQKKVLRDNIRGITRGCVRRMARRGGVKRISGDLYEEMRRVLKAYVEDIVRCSTAYTEYARKKTVTAADVVNALRKRGHILYGYA from the coding sequence ATGGCCAAGGGTAAGCGCTCCGCTGACGCCAAGGGCAGCCAGAAGCGCCAGAAGAAGGTCCTGCGCGACAACATCCGCGGCATcacgcgcggctgcgtccgccgcatggcgcgccgcggtggcgtgaAGCGCATCTCGGGCGACCTCTACGAGGAGATGCGCCGCGTGCTGAAGGCCTACGTGGAGGAcattgtgcgctgcagcacggcctACACCGAGTACGCGCGTAAGAAGACAGTCACGGCGGCCGATGTCGTGaatgcgctgcgcaagcgtGGCCACATCCTGTACGGCTACGCTTAA
- a CDS encoding putative mitochondrial processing peptidase, beta subunit, translated as MSVSFSTLVQRARPASNHATSAAFRDVLSKIPPTNVSTLGNGVRVACEENPLSKLATVGVWMDAGSRYEPAAYAGTARVLEKCGFLGTTNQTGEQIAKAVDELGGQLEVNVGREHTYLYMKVTKENTDRAVGLLADVARNARMGDADIVKARAMVLQDQQLFEERPDDIVMDNLHRCAFDSTPYGVGTPLYGTEEGVKKVTADQMRDYRASTLAANRLVVVGSGGVDHTVLEKAAKSYFGDLSKAPKKAGMAMPESRYVGGEYRLWNLRYKTVNVAWAFETCGAACEDNIPLALACEIPGSFHRSQHELGQHAMHRVLKTFSSLDHSTPTNTHFNEKSIETANPFLQSYKDVGLCGMYVVGRQAMGGPGDGGVIVEVLQYTIAEWCRIAQKMLHDNELAQAKVNMKAQLLFNMDGSANSAKDIGRQVLHYGRRVPLTEMYDRIDDTTGTNIQEVLQHYFYGRKPVYSYLGYISAIPNYDWTQHWTYKYWY; from the coding sequence ATGTCGGTTAGCTTTTCCACCTtggtgcagcgcgctcgCCCGGCGTCGAACCACGCGACCTCGGCTGCGTTCCGCGATGTCCTCAGCAAGATACCGCCCACCAATGTCTCGACGCTTGGTAACGGCGTGCGCGTCGCGTGCGAGGAGAATCCGCTATCCAAGCTCGCCACCGTCGGCGTGTGGATGGATGCTGGGTCCCGCTACGAGCCAGCTGCCTACGCCGGTACGGCCCGCGTACTGGAGAAGTGCGGCTTCCTCGGCACGACGAACCAGACAGGTGAGCAGATCGCGAAGGCTGTCGACGAACTTGGTGGCCAGCTAGAGGTAAACGTGGGCCGCGAGCATACCTACCTGTACATGAAGGTCACCAAGGAGAACACTGACCGCGCTGTGGGTCTGCTGGCTGACGTGGCGCGCAACGCTCGCATGGGGGATGCCGACATCGTGAAGGCACGCGCTATGGTGCTCCAGGATCAGCAGCTGTTTGAGGAGCGCCCGGACGATATTGTCATGGACAacctgcaccgctgcgcctTCGACAGCACCCCGTACGGCGTGGGTACTCCGCTCTACGGTACCGAGGAAGGCGTGAAGAAGGTGACGGCCGATCAGATGCGTGACTACCGCGCCAGCACCCTCGCCGCCAATCGACTCGTCGTCgtgggcagcggtggtgtcgaTCACACCGTCCTGGAGAAGGCTGCCAAGAGCTACTTTGGCGACCTCTCCAAGGCGCCTAAGAAGGCCGGCATGGCGATGCCAGAGTCCCGCTACGTCGGTGGTGAGTACCGCCTGTGGAATCTGCGCTACAAGACAGTGAACGTGGCCTGGGCCTTCGAGacctgcggcgctgcgtgtgAGGACAATATCCCGCTCGCCCTCGCCTGCGAGATCCCGGGCTCCTTCCACCGTTCCCAGCACGAGCTCGGCCAGCACGCCATGCATCGCGTGCTGAAGACCTTCTCCTCGCTCGATCACTCCACCCCGACTAACACCCACTTCAACGAGAAGTCCATCGAGACGGCGAACCCGTTCCTACAGAGCTACAAGGACGTTGGCCTGTGCGGCATGTACGTGGTGGGTCGTCAGGCGATGGGTGGGCCAGGCGACGGTGGTGTGattgtggaggtgctgcagtacACGATCGCGGAGTGGTGCCGTATTGCGCAGAAGATGCTGCACGACAACGAGCTCGCGCAGGCAAAAGTGAACAtgaaggcgcagctgctcttcaACATGGACGGTAGCGCTAACTCCGCCAAGGACATTGGCCGCCAGGTGCTGCACTACGGCCGCCGCGTGCCGCTGACGGAGATGTACGACCGCATCGATGACACCACCGGCACCAACATCCAGGAGGTCCTCCAGCACTACTTCTACGGCCGCAAGCCCGTGTACAGCTACCTCGGCTACATCTCGGCCATTCCTAACTACGACTGGACGCAGCACTGGACGTACAAGTACTGGTATTAG